A window from Theropithecus gelada isolate Dixy chromosome 1, Tgel_1.0, whole genome shotgun sequence encodes these proteins:
- the MSTO1 gene encoding protein misato homolog 1 isoform X10, with amino-acid sequence MIQKYNHDGEAGRLEAFGQGESVLKEPKYQEELEDRLHFYVEECDYLQGFQILCDLHDGFSGVGAKAAELLQDEYSGRGIITWGLLPGPYHRGEAQRNIYRLLNTAFGLVHLTAHSSLVCPLSLGGSLGLRPEPPVNFPYLHYDATLPFHCSAILATALDTVTVPYRLCSSPVSMVHLADMLSFCGKKVVTAGATIPFPLAPGQSLPDSLMQFGGATPWTPLSACGEPSGTRCFAQSVVLRGIDRACHTSQLTPGTPPPSSLHACTTGEEVLAQYLQQQQPRVMSSSHLLLTPCRVAPPYPHLFSSCSPQGMVLDGSPKGAVESIPVFGALCSSSSLHQTLEALARDLTKLDLRRWASFMDAGVEHDDVAELLQELQSLAQCYQGGDSLVD; translated from the exons ATGATTCAGAAGTACAACCATGATGG GGAAGCAGGTCGGCTGGAAGCTTTTGGCCAAGGGGAAAGTGTCCTAAAGGAACCCAAGTACCAGGAAGAGCTGGAGGACAGGCTGCACTTCTACGTGGAGGAATGTGACTACTTGCAG GGCTTCCAGATCCTGTGTGACCTGCACGACGGCTTCTCTGGGGTAGGCGCGAAGGCGGCAGAGCTGCTACAAGATGAATATTCAGGGCGGGGAATAATAACGTGGGGCCTGCTACCTGGTCCCTACCATCGTGGG GAGGCCCAGAGAAACATCTATCGTCTATTAAACACAGCTTTTGGTCTCGTACACCTGACTGCTCACAGCTCTCTCGTCTGTCCTTTGTCCTTGGGTGGGAGCCTGGGCCTGCGACCTGAGCCACCTGTCAACTTCCCTTACCTGCATTACGAT GCCACTCTGCCCTTCCACTGCAGTGCCATCCTGGCTACAGCCCTGGACACAGTCACTGTTCCTTATCGCCTGTGTTCCTCTCCAGTTTCCATGGTTCATCTGGCTGACATGCTGAGCTTCTGTGGGAAAAAG gTGGTGACAGCAGGAGCAACCATTCCTTTCCCCTTGGCTCCAGGCCAGTCCCTTCCTGATTCCCTGATGCAGTTTGGAGGAGCCACCCCATGGACCCCACTGTCTGCATGTGGGGAGCCTTCTGGAACACGTTGCTTTGCCCAGTCAGTGGTGCTGAGGGGTATAGACAGAGCATGCCACACGAG CCAGCTCACCCCAGGGACACCTCCACCCTCCTCCCTTCACGCATGTACCACTGGGGAAGAAGTCTTGGCTCAGTATTTACAACAGCAGCAGCCTAGAGTCATGAG TTCTTCCCATCTGCTGCTGACTCCCTGCAGGGTGGCTCCTCCTTACCCCCACCTCTTCTCAAGCTGCAGTCCACAGGGTATGGTTCTGGATGGTTCCCCCAAGGGAGCAG TGGAGAGCATCCCAGTGTTTGGGGCACTGTGTTCCTCTTCGTCCCTGCACCAGACCCTGGAAGCCTTGGCCAGAGACCTCACCAAACTCGACTTGCGGCGCTGGGCCAGCTTCATGGATGCTGGAGTGGAGCACGATGACGTAGCAGAGCTCCTGCAGGAGCTACAAAGCCTGGCCCAGTGCTACCAGGGTGGTGACAGCCTCGTGGACTAA
- the MSTO1 gene encoding protein misato homolog 1 isoform X11, whose protein sequence is MIQKYNHDGEAGRLEAFGQGESVLKEPKYQEELEDRLHFYVEECDYLQGFQILCDLHDGFSGVGAKAAELLQDEYSGRGIITWGLLPGPYHRGEAQRNIYRLLNTAFGLVHLTAHSSLVCPLSLGGSLGLRPEPPVNFPYLHYDATLPFHCSAILATALDTVTVPYRLCSSPVSMVHLADMLSFCGKKVVTAGATIPFPLAPGQSLPDSLMQFGGATPWTPLSACGEPSGTRCFAQSVVLRGIDRACHTSQLTPGTPPPSSLHACTTGEEVLAQYLQQQQPRVMSSSHLLLTPCRVAPPYPHLFSSCSPQGMVLDGSPKGAGLSFLSLLSSGEHPSVWGTVFLFVPAPDPGSLGQRPHQTRLAALGQLHGCWSGAR, encoded by the exons ATGATTCAGAAGTACAACCATGATGG GGAAGCAGGTCGGCTGGAAGCTTTTGGCCAAGGGGAAAGTGTCCTAAAGGAACCCAAGTACCAGGAAGAGCTGGAGGACAGGCTGCACTTCTACGTGGAGGAATGTGACTACTTGCAG GGCTTCCAGATCCTGTGTGACCTGCACGACGGCTTCTCTGGGGTAGGCGCGAAGGCGGCAGAGCTGCTACAAGATGAATATTCAGGGCGGGGAATAATAACGTGGGGCCTGCTACCTGGTCCCTACCATCGTGGG GAGGCCCAGAGAAACATCTATCGTCTATTAAACACAGCTTTTGGTCTCGTACACCTGACTGCTCACAGCTCTCTCGTCTGTCCTTTGTCCTTGGGTGGGAGCCTGGGCCTGCGACCTGAGCCACCTGTCAACTTCCCTTACCTGCATTACGAT GCCACTCTGCCCTTCCACTGCAGTGCCATCCTGGCTACAGCCCTGGACACAGTCACTGTTCCTTATCGCCTGTGTTCCTCTCCAGTTTCCATGGTTCATCTGGCTGACATGCTGAGCTTCTGTGGGAAAAAG gTGGTGACAGCAGGAGCAACCATTCCTTTCCCCTTGGCTCCAGGCCAGTCCCTTCCTGATTCCCTGATGCAGTTTGGAGGAGCCACCCCATGGACCCCACTGTCTGCATGTGGGGAGCCTTCTGGAACACGTTGCTTTGCCCAGTCAGTGGTGCTGAGGGGTATAGACAGAGCATGCCACACGAG CCAGCTCACCCCAGGGACACCTCCACCCTCCTCCCTTCACGCATGTACCACTGGGGAAGAAGTCTTGGCTCAGTATTTACAACAGCAGCAGCCTAGAGTCATGAG TTCTTCCCATCTGCTGCTGACTCCCTGCAGGGTGGCTCCTCCTTACCCCCACCTCTTCTCAAGCTGCAGTCCACAGGGTATGGTTCTGGATGGTTCCCCCAAGGGAGCAG gtctctctttcctctccctcctcagcaGTGGAGAGCATCCCAGTGTTTGGGGCACTGTGTTCCTCTTCGTCCCTGCACCAGACCCTGGAAGCCTTGGCCAGAGACCTCACCAAACTCGACTTGCGGCGCTGGGCCAGCTTCATGGATGCTGGAGTGGAGCACGATGA
- the MSTO1 gene encoding protein misato homolog 1 isoform X8 yields the protein MIQKYNHDGEAGRLEAFGQGESVLKEPKYQEELEDRLHFYVEECDYLQGFQILCDLHDGFSGVGAKAAELLQDEYSGRGIITWGLLPGPYHRGEAQRNIYRLLNTAFGLVHLTAHSSLVCPLSLGGSLGLRPEPPVNFPYLHYDATLPFHCSAILATALDTVTVPYRLCSSPVSMVHLADMLSFCGKKVVTAGATIPFPLAPGQSLPDSLMQFGGATPWTPLSACGEPSGTRCFAQSVVLRGIDRACHTSQLTPGTPPPSSLHACTTGEEVLAQYLQQQQPRVMSSSHLLLTPCRVAPPYPHLFSSCSPQGMVLDGSPKGAAVESIPVFGALCSSSSLHQTLEALARDLTKLDLRRWASFMDAGVEHDDVAELLQELQSLAQCYQGGDSLVD from the exons ATGATTCAGAAGTACAACCATGATGG GGAAGCAGGTCGGCTGGAAGCTTTTGGCCAAGGGGAAAGTGTCCTAAAGGAACCCAAGTACCAGGAAGAGCTGGAGGACAGGCTGCACTTCTACGTGGAGGAATGTGACTACTTGCAG GGCTTCCAGATCCTGTGTGACCTGCACGACGGCTTCTCTGGGGTAGGCGCGAAGGCGGCAGAGCTGCTACAAGATGAATATTCAGGGCGGGGAATAATAACGTGGGGCCTGCTACCTGGTCCCTACCATCGTGGG GAGGCCCAGAGAAACATCTATCGTCTATTAAACACAGCTTTTGGTCTCGTACACCTGACTGCTCACAGCTCTCTCGTCTGTCCTTTGTCCTTGGGTGGGAGCCTGGGCCTGCGACCTGAGCCACCTGTCAACTTCCCTTACCTGCATTACGAT GCCACTCTGCCCTTCCACTGCAGTGCCATCCTGGCTACAGCCCTGGACACAGTCACTGTTCCTTATCGCCTGTGTTCCTCTCCAGTTTCCATGGTTCATCTGGCTGACATGCTGAGCTTCTGTGGGAAAAAG gTGGTGACAGCAGGAGCAACCATTCCTTTCCCCTTGGCTCCAGGCCAGTCCCTTCCTGATTCCCTGATGCAGTTTGGAGGAGCCACCCCATGGACCCCACTGTCTGCATGTGGGGAGCCTTCTGGAACACGTTGCTTTGCCCAGTCAGTGGTGCTGAGGGGTATAGACAGAGCATGCCACACGAG CCAGCTCACCCCAGGGACACCTCCACCCTCCTCCCTTCACGCATGTACCACTGGGGAAGAAGTCTTGGCTCAGTATTTACAACAGCAGCAGCCTAGAGTCATGAG TTCTTCCCATCTGCTGCTGACTCCCTGCAGGGTGGCTCCTCCTTACCCCCACCTCTTCTCAAGCTGCAGTCCACAGGGTATGGTTCTGGATGGTTCCCCCAAGGGAGCAG caGTGGAGAGCATCCCAGTGTTTGGGGCACTGTGTTCCTCTTCGTCCCTGCACCAGACCCTGGAAGCCTTGGCCAGAGACCTCACCAAACTCGACTTGCGGCGCTGGGCCAGCTTCATGGATGCTGGAGTGGAGCACGATGACGTAGCAGAGCTCCTGCAGGAGCTACAAAGCCTGGCCCAGTGCTACCAGGGTGGTGACAGCCTCGTGGACTAA
- the MSTO1 gene encoding protein misato homolog 1 isoform X7, which translates to MMGMGTPKAVREAGRLEAFGQGESVLKEPKYQEELEDRLHFYVEECDYLQGFQILCDLHDGFSGVGAKAAELLQDEYSGRGIITWGLLPGPYHRGEAQRNIYRLLNTAFGLVHLTAHSSLVCPLSLGGSLGLRPEPPVNFPYLHYDATLPFHCSAILATALDTVTVPYRLCSSPVSMVHLADMLSFCGKKVVTAGATIPFPLAPGQSLPDSLMQFGGATPWTPLSACGEPSGTRCFAQSVVLRGIDRACHTSQLTPGTPPPSSLHACTTGEEVLAQYLQQQQPRVMSSSHLLLTPCRVAPPYPHLFSSCSPQGMVLDGSPKGAAVESIPVFGALCSSSSLHQTLEALARDLTKLDLRRWASFMDAGVEHDDVAELLQELQSLAQCYQGGDSLVD; encoded by the exons ATGATGGGTATGGGGACCCCAAAGGCTGTGAG GGAAGCAGGTCGGCTGGAAGCTTTTGGCCAAGGGGAAAGTGTCCTAAAGGAACCCAAGTACCAGGAAGAGCTGGAGGACAGGCTGCACTTCTACGTGGAGGAATGTGACTACTTGCAG GGCTTCCAGATCCTGTGTGACCTGCACGACGGCTTCTCTGGGGTAGGCGCGAAGGCGGCAGAGCTGCTACAAGATGAATATTCAGGGCGGGGAATAATAACGTGGGGCCTGCTACCTGGTCCCTACCATCGTGGG GAGGCCCAGAGAAACATCTATCGTCTATTAAACACAGCTTTTGGTCTCGTACACCTGACTGCTCACAGCTCTCTCGTCTGTCCTTTGTCCTTGGGTGGGAGCCTGGGCCTGCGACCTGAGCCACCTGTCAACTTCCCTTACCTGCATTACGAT GCCACTCTGCCCTTCCACTGCAGTGCCATCCTGGCTACAGCCCTGGACACAGTCACTGTTCCTTATCGCCTGTGTTCCTCTCCAGTTTCCATGGTTCATCTGGCTGACATGCTGAGCTTCTGTGGGAAAAAG gTGGTGACAGCAGGAGCAACCATTCCTTTCCCCTTGGCTCCAGGCCAGTCCCTTCCTGATTCCCTGATGCAGTTTGGAGGAGCCACCCCATGGACCCCACTGTCTGCATGTGGGGAGCCTTCTGGAACACGTTGCTTTGCCCAGTCAGTGGTGCTGAGGGGTATAGACAGAGCATGCCACACGAG CCAGCTCACCCCAGGGACACCTCCACCCTCCTCCCTTCACGCATGTACCACTGGGGAAGAAGTCTTGGCTCAGTATTTACAACAGCAGCAGCCTAGAGTCATGAG TTCTTCCCATCTGCTGCTGACTCCCTGCAGGGTGGCTCCTCCTTACCCCCACCTCTTCTCAAGCTGCAGTCCACAGGGTATGGTTCTGGATGGTTCCCCCAAGGGAGCAG caGTGGAGAGCATCCCAGTGTTTGGGGCACTGTGTTCCTCTTCGTCCCTGCACCAGACCCTGGAAGCCTTGGCCAGAGACCTCACCAAACTCGACTTGCGGCGCTGGGCCAGCTTCATGGATGCTGGAGTGGAGCACGATGACGTAGCAGAGCTCCTGCAGGAGCTACAAAGCCTGGCCCAGTGCTACCAGGGTGGTGACAGCCTCGTGGACTAA
- the MSTO1 gene encoding protein misato homolog 1 isoform X9 — translation MIQKYNHDGEAGRLEAFGQGESVLKEPKYQEELEDRLHFYVEECDYLQGFQILCDLHDGFSGVGAKAAELLQDEYSGRGIITWGLLPGPYHRGEAQRNIYRLLNTAFGLVHLTAHSSLVCPLSLGGSLGLRPEPPVNFPYLHYDATLPFHCSAILATALDTVTVPYRLCSSPVSMVHLADMLSFCGKKVVTAGATIPFPLAPGQSLPDSLMQFGGATPWTPLSACGEPSGTRCFAQSVVLRGIDRACHTSQLTPGTPPPSSLHACTTGEEVLAQYLQQQQPRVMSSSHLLLTPCRVAPPYPHLFSSCSPQGMVLDGSPKGAAVESIPVFGALCSSSSLHQTLEALARDLTKLDLRRWASFMDAGVEHDDVAELLQELQSLAQCYQGGDSLVD, via the exons GGAAGCAGGTCGGCTGGAAGCTTTTGGCCAAGGGGAAAGTGTCCTAAAGGAACCCAAGTACCAGGAAGAGCTGGAGGACAGGCTGCACTTCTACGTGGAGGAATGTGACTACTTGCAG GGCTTCCAGATCCTGTGTGACCTGCACGACGGCTTCTCTGGGGTAGGCGCGAAGGCGGCAGAGCTGCTACAAGATGAATATTCAGGGCGGGGAATAATAACGTGGGGCCTGCTACCTGGTCCCTACCATCGTGGG GAGGCCCAGAGAAACATCTATCGTCTATTAAACACAGCTTTTGGTCTCGTACACCTGACTGCTCACAGCTCTCTCGTCTGTCCTTTGTCCTTGGGTGGGAGCCTGGGCCTGCGACCTGAGCCACCTGTCAACTTCCCTTACCTGCATTACGAT GCCACTCTGCCCTTCCACTGCAGTGCCATCCTGGCTACAGCCCTGGACACAGTCACTGTTCCTTATCGCCTGTGTTCCTCTCCAGTTTCCATGGTTCATCTGGCTGACATGCTGAGCTTCTGTGGGAAAAAG gTGGTGACAGCAGGAGCAACCATTCCTTTCCCCTTGGCTCCAGGCCAGTCCCTTCCTGATTCCCTGATGCAGTTTGGAGGAGCCACCCCATGGACCCCACTGTCTGCATGTGGGGAGCCTTCTGGAACACGTTGCTTTGCCCAGTCAGTGGTGCTGAGGGGTATAGACAGAGCATGCCACACGAG CCAGCTCACCCCAGGGACACCTCCACCCTCCTCCCTTCACGCATGTACCACTGGGGAAGAAGTCTTGGCTCAGTATTTACAACAGCAGCAGCCTAGAGTCATGAG TTCTTCCCATCTGCTGCTGACTCCCTGCAGGGTGGCTCCTCCTTACCCCCACCTCTTCTCAAGCTGCAGTCCACAGGGTATGGTTCTGGATGGTTCCCCCAAGGGAGCAG caGTGGAGAGCATCCCAGTGTTTGGGGCACTGTGTTCCTCTTCGTCCCTGCACCAGACCCTGGAAGCCTTGGCCAGAGACCTCACCAAACTCGACTTGCGGCGCTGGGCCAGCTTCATGGATGCTGGAGTGGAGCACGATGACGTAGCAGAGCTCCTGCAGGAGCTACAAAGCCTGGCCCAGTGCTACCAGGGTGGTGACAGCCTCGTGGACTAA